CGCAGCTTGGCGCCGGGGCGCAGGTGCAATCGACGCGACACCGTCCGGGGCAGGCGCTGTCCGCCGTCCCGTCACACTGCTCGCGCGGCTGGTCGACGAGATCGTCGCCACAGCGGGCAGGCGCGCAGGTGCAGTCGGTCCGACAGCGCCCGGGGCAGGCGGGGCTCGTGGTCCCATCACACTCCTCGCCTGCCTGGTCGACCAGGTTGTCCCCGCAGCGGGGAGGCGCGCACGTGCAGTCGACCCGGCAACGGCCCGGGCAGGCGGAGTCGTCCGCCCCGTCGCAGACTTCGCTCGGCTGGTTCAGCGTGCCGTCCCCGCAGCGCGGCAGCGGCTGGCAGGTGCAATCGGCGCGGCAGCGGCCGGGACACGCAGCGCTGGCGGCCCCGTCGCACTGCTCGGTGGCCTGGTTCACCCGGTTGTCCCCGCACCGCGGGGATGGTGCGACCACGAGGTGCAGCAGCGGACCCTGGGCCGTTCCGTTCTCGCGCGAGGCATAGGAGCCGGGCGTCGATTTGAGGCTGCTGATCACCAGCGTGTATGAGCCGGCTCCGCTTGCGAGCGCGCCGGTCACGTCCACGGAATAGCTTCGCCCCGGGAGCACCGGGCCCAGGGATGCCAGCGGCCGTGTGAAGTCGGGGACGTACGGCGAGGTGTCACGCGGATCGATCTGCCCGTTGCGATTGGTGTCGACGTCCTTCCACTTGAGCCCTGGACCCTTCGCGCTCGTGCTATCCAGTCCGGGGCGATTCCCCTCGGGCCAGCTCGAGCTCGCCACCGGATACACCGTGCCGCCATCGGTCGAGGGATGGATGCACGTCAGCGTCAAGATTGCCTTCGCGATCTTCGTCCGCACGTTCGAGAGATCGAACTTGAGATACGTCATCGCGGGGAGTGGCTTCAGACCGACGTCCAGGTCGCCGGCCGCACCATGATCCCAGGTCGCCTGCTTGCCGCCCACGATGCTGGTGTCCGCGACCGGCCCGAGATCGAGTGCCACCGGCGGATCGGCACAGCCGCAATTCGGCAGGCACCGGCCGGGGCATGCGGCATCAGCCCTTCCGTCACACTGCTCGCCGGGCTGATTCAGGATCTCGTCCCCGCAGCGAGCCGCGCAGGTGCAGTCCGCGCGGCACGCCCCCGGGCAGGCCAGAGCATCGGCGCCGTCGCACTGCTCGCCCGGCTGGTTACGGACACCGTCGCCGCACCGGGGCGGTGGGGCGCAGCGGCAATCGAATCCACAGAGGCCCGGGCATGCCGCCGCGTCGGCCCCGTCGCACTGCTCCCCCGGCTGGTTGACGACACCGTCGCCGCATCCGGGCGGGGGGGTCTTGACGAGCGTCAGGCTGTCGCGCACGGCGCCGTCGGCACGGATCATCTGCAGCTGGAGCGTGCCCCGATCGATGGCGACGCGAGTGATCTCGAAGGCGGACTCGGCGTAGGCCGTGAAGCTGCTCGATCGCAGCGGGTAGAGATCGTGCCCCCCGCCGCCGCTCGTGACGTAGACGGTGCCCGTTCCCGGGGCCACGACCTGGTTGGCTCGCAGCGGCTTCGTGCGCTCGTAGTTGTGCTCGTGCCCCATGAAGACGAGGTCCACGGCGTGCTTGTCGAGGAGCGGGACGAGGTTGGCGCGAACGGGCAGGTTGCTCCCGTGGACGGTGCCGCTCGAATAGATGCTGTGGTGGAAGGCGACGAATTTCCACAGCGCGGTGCTGGCCGCGAGGTCGTTGTCCAGGAAGGTGTACTGCGGGCTGCCCGGACTGGTGCTCTGGTTGCTGTCGATCACCGCGAAGTGCGCGTTGCCGGCGTCGAAGGAGTAGTAGTTCGGCACACCGGCCGGGTTGTTCGCCGGCGTGATGAAGAACCCGCTCCAGGGCACACCGCCGGCGGCGGAGACGTCGTGGTTGCCGACCGTCGCCCACAGCGGCAGCCGGGGGAGCAGGTCCCGGTAGGGCACGAAGAATTCGGTGTCGAAGCCGAAGTCGTACACGACGTCGCCGACGTGGAGAAGAAAGTCGGCGGGCGTAGCGAGCATCAGGTCGCGCACGGCGTTCTGATTCGGGCTCCCGCTCCCGGTATCCCCCACCACCAGGAAGTCGAAGGGCACCCGCGGGTCGTCGGTCCGGAAGACCGACTCGGCTCGGAGCGGCACGTTGTCGGCGAGCGGGGCGTAGCCGTACGAGCGACCCGGCGAGAGGCTCTCCACGCGGATTTCGCACACGGCGGCGGTGCCCCCGCCGAGCACGGTGGTGGAGCCGTCGGGCGAGTGGAGAGCCAGACCGCACCGGGCGGGCGCATCCATATCCCAGATGACGGTGACCGAATGGGTCGTGCGCAGCTGGAGGTACGGGCCCCGCGTGAGCGTCGCGGCCGCGGCGCGCTGGGTCGCGGCCAGCACCGTCAGCGCGAGCAGCCACTTCATGCAGCGCCCGGACGGCGGACCCGCGTGCGAGGCACGGCGGAGCATCAACGATCGAGCTCCGGGTGAGCCGAGCGTGCGCCGATCGGCGTCAGCGAATGGGGGCGCCGAACAGGCGTATTTCTAGCACGGCACATGTCAAGACGAGGAGCATGGCGTTTGATGAGCCGAGGTCCGTGTCGTGAGGTTCGGCTTCGCCATTCCGCAAGGGAGCAAACAAGACGTGTGCCACTCGGCGTCAACGTTAAGTGCCAGACGCGAGGGTGGCATGCTCGCACTGCGGCGCGCGCCCTGCACGACCGCGCGCCGGTGCAACACATGCGTGCCGTCCCGTTCGCGCCCCGCTCCTTGAGGGGCGCATGCCCGAGACCTGCGCGAAGCCTACAGCCATGCCGGTTGACGGAGCGCAGGCACGCGCATAGAGACGTGGTGTCGGTGAAGGGTGCCCGGGTGGTGAAGGAGGTCGTGGTTGGTCTCGCCTTGCTCCGCGGCCTGGCGCCCGGGATCGCCGCCGCCGAAGACGCACCGACACCGCCCGCTGCCCTGGAGCGCTTCTCCGAAGCGACGCGGCTCATGCAGCACGGCCGGTACGTGGAGGCCTCGGAGGCGTATCGGAGCGTCGCCGACTGGCCTGACGGCGGCGCCTTCCCCCAGCGGGCGCAGGCGCTGTTTCTCGCCGGGTCGATGCTGGAGAGCGCCCGCGACTACGAGGGCGCCCTCTCGATCTATCGCGAGGCGGCCGGTCGCTTCGCGGGCACCAATTTCGGGCGCAAGGCCGACGACGCGGCGCGGGGCCTCCAGCAAGGAGGCCCGGCGCGCGCCATCGCGTTCCGACGGCGGCTCGACGCCGCGTGGGACGAGCTGTTCCCCGCCGCCGCGCTCGTCGAGCAGAAGGGACTCGCGGCCGCCCGCCCGGGCCTCGAGCGGGCCGCCGAGCTTCTCGCCGGAGTCCTCCGCGACTACCCCGAGCAGCCGAAGGCCAATGACGTCGCCGTCGCCCTGGGGGACGCGGACATGATGCTTCACCGCTACGCCCGGGCGCGCGCGGACTACGAGCGGGCGATCGACCTCTCCCGCCGGGAAGCCGCGAAGACCTCTCCCGATGCAACCGACGCGGACCTCGACGTGGCGAGCGCGCTCGAGAAGCTCGCGGAGGCCCGCCGCTCGGTGCGGCGGGAGTGGATCGACGGAATCGCCAAGACGCTGCTCGGGGTGATCGTGCTCGGGCTGGTCGTCGTGAAACCCTGGCGCCACCCCGACGGCTCGCTGATCCGCGCCAGCGCGGCGCTCGTCCTCGCGACGGCGGTGCTGGCGGGAGCGGCGGGGGCCGCCGC
This portion of the Deltaproteobacteria bacterium genome encodes:
- a CDS encoding DNRLRE domain-containing protein, producing MLRRASHAGPPSGRCMKWLLALTVLAATQRAAAATLTRGPYLQLRTTHSVTVIWDMDAPARCGLALHSPDGSTTVLGGGTAAVCEIRVESLSPGRSYGYAPLADNVPLRAESVFRTDDPRVPFDFLVVGDTGSGSPNQNAVRDLMLATPADFLLHVGDVVYDFGFDTEFFVPYRDLLPRLPLWATVGNHDVSAAGGVPWSGFFITPANNPAGVPNYYSFDAGNAHFAVIDSNQSTSPGSPQYTFLDNDLAASTALWKFVAFHHSIYSSGTVHGSNLPVRANLVPLLDKHAVDLVFMGHEHNYERTKPLRANQVVAPGTGTVYVTSGGGGHDLYPLRSSSFTAYAESAFEITRVAIDRGTLQLQMIRADGAVRDSLTLVKTPPPGCGDGVVNQPGEQCDGADAAACPGLCGFDCRCAPPPRCGDGVRNQPGEQCDGADALACPGACRADCTCAARCGDEILNQPGEQCDGRADAACPGRCLPNCGCADPPVALDLGPVADTSIVGGKQATWDHGAAGDLDVGLKPLPAMTYLKFDLSNVRTKIAKAILTLTCIHPSTDGGTVYPVASSSWPEGNRPGLDSTSAKGPGLKWKDVDTNRNGQIDPRDTSPYVPDFTRPLASLGPVLPGRSYSVDVTGALASGAGSYTLVISSLKSTPGSYASRENGTAQGPLLHLVVAPSPRCGDNRVNQATEQCDGAASAACPGRCRADCTCQPLPRCGDGTLNQPSEVCDGADDSACPGRCRVDCTCAPPRCGDNLVDQAGEECDGTTSPACPGRCRTDCTCAPARCGDDLVDQPREQCDGTADSACPGRCRVDCTCAPAPSCGDNLVNQPGEQCDGSSSAACPGRCRRDCTCAPLPRCGDNVVNQVSEQCDGTDGGACPGLCQPDCTCGPPVAVVEADTSVSAATTTTNYGKSPVLEVDASPLNRAFLRVRVNGVGDRHVAAARLRLVVGKGSSASSDSGGRLHAITSCGWNELSMTWKTQPAIDGPLLGQAGPVLLSQAVDFDLTSAIGGDGVHCFALDTPSLNNVEYNSKEAAVGKPQVLLTVLPPVVPFCGDGRANQPSEQCDGTADSACPGRCRVDCTCASPPVCGDNRVDQAREQCDGTADSACPGRCRADCTCAPLPGCGDNVVNCSNEQCDGTDDHACPGRCRTDCTCAPPPTCGDNVVNQASEQCDGTADSACPGRCRSDCTCGPAPVCGDNVVNQASEQCDGTADSACPGRCRSNCTCAPAPVCGDNVVNQASEQCDGTADSACPGRCRADCTCAPAPVCGDNAVNQASEECDGTADSACPGRCRADCTCTPAPVCGDNVVNQASEHCDGTADSACPSRCRADCTCAPLPVCGDNVVNQANESCDGADDSACPGRCQSDCTCAPPPTCGDNVVNQATESCDGTDDSACPARCRADCTCAPAPVCGDNVVNQANESCDGADDSACPGRCQSDCTCAPPPTCGDDVVNQATESCDGTDDSTCPGRCRPDCTCARLPVCGDNVVNQANESCDGADDSACPGRCQADCTCAPPPTCGDNVVNQAAESCDGTDDSACPGACAADCTCGAVGG
- a CDS encoding tetratricopeptide repeat protein — protein: MSVKGARVVKEVVVGLALLRGLAPGIAAAEDAPTPPAALERFSEATRLMQHGRYVEASEAYRSVADWPDGGAFPQRAQALFLAGSMLESARDYEGALSIYREAAGRFAGTNFGRKADDAARGLQQGGPARAIAFRRRLDAAWDELFPAAALVEQKGLAAARPGLERAAELLAGVLRDYPEQPKANDVAVALGDADMMLHRYARARADYERAIDLSRREAAKTSPDATDADLDVASALEKLAEARRSVRREWIDGIAKTLLGVIVLGLVVVKPWRHPDGSLIRASAALVLATAVLAGAAGAAARYVRLHVDEASPVETTAAALLVFLPGVTGELVAVGFATGLRRALGLRAPRWNVGLAAALGALAALAVATCVVHAFALFPFLDSKL